The following coding sequences lie in one Pelecanus crispus isolate bPelCri1 chromosome 27, bPelCri1.pri, whole genome shotgun sequence genomic window:
- the C3 gene encoding complement C3 — protein MGALVPPLLLGLLLLHAAPTHAQMVTMVTPAVLRLETEERVVVQAPGLTAAAEAIIMVQDFPLKRHMLYQTNVPLRPADGMLATPTIKVSAKALPPATGKRFVSVTARVGDVILEKVLLVSLQSGYIFVQTDKPIYTPGSTVLCRLFAMGHLLNPVSKTVIVEIKTPDDVIIKQVPVSSPTKTGVFSLNHNLPDVVSLGTWTIMAKFEESPEQVFSSQFEVKEYVLPSFEVVIEPEEKFLYIDRKEDFRVSITARYLYGKQVQGTAFALFGVMVDDEKKSIPQSLQRVQVTDGDGEATLSMANLQQRFPNLQELVGHSLYVSVTVLTESGSDMVEAQRTGIHIVTSPYTIHFTHTPKYFKPGMPFDLMVYVTNPDGSPAPRVPVKAEGFQGLVSTQRDGTAKLVLNMPANKDSVQITVWTDQVGLPHSRQTSRKMTVEAYHSQGGSGNFLHLAVGGTELQPGDNLAVNFHLKSNNNAVRDSVPYFTYLIMSKGHIVHVGQQRHEAGQTLVTMSLPVTADLIPSFRIVAYYYVMPGEIVADSVWVDVQDTCMGTLVVKGATEADNRVRKPGTPMRLRIEGDHNARVGLVAVDKGVFVLSKKNKLTQSKVWDTVEKGDIACTPGSGRDNVGVFADAGLSLITNVKIATPQRADVQCPQPAKRKRRSLQLMEYKGTKAAEYTDKALRKCCEDGMKENPMGHSCEHRTNYIQEGEACIKAFLDCCKYIKGIRDQKQRELYLELARSEEDDDFLGDEDITSRSLFPESWLWQEDSLTDPPNELGISTKIVPVYLKDSITTWEVLAVSLSQTKGLCVADPYEITVMKDFFIDLRLPYSVVRNEQVEIRAILYNYWTEEIEVRVELMHNPALCSASSSKKRYRQTLTLRPQSSWAVPFVIVPLQLGLHDVEVKAAVRGSLVADGVKKKLKVVPEGMRLEKTVKIVELDPKTKGVNGVQEEKVKATNLSDIVPNTESETKVSIQGNPVSIMVEKAIDGSKLKHLIAIPSGCGEQNMIGMTPPVIATHYLDSTLQWETLGVDRRIEAIELIKKGYTQQLAFRKPDGSYAAFKDRPASTWLTAYVAKVFAMAIKLIDIEPEVVCGALKWLILEKQKPDGIFQEDAYVIHKEMVGGYQGAEPEVSLTAFVLITLQEAREICKDRVNSLEGSITKAAEYLSRRYQSLARPYTVALTSYALAMAGKLKSEKILMKHSKEGNRWEERNARTYNIEGTSYALLALLQMEKSEMVGPVARWLAQQNYFGGGYGSTQATILVFQALAQYQVSAPRQLEINLDVSVLLPRRANAVTYRIEARNALVARSAETKFNEDFTVKAQGTGKGTMTVVTIYNAKVPDKDNKCESFDLQVQVEDVKAGKEQEGIVRSIKLNICTRYLGNVDATMSILDVSMLTGFSPDIQDLRRLTEGVDRYISKFEIDQALSERSNLVIYLDKISHKAQECFSFKAHQRFQVGLIQPAAVTVYSYYKIDDRCTRFYHPEKDDGQLSKICYGDVCHCAEENCFMRHKLEVPITVNQRIERACEPGVDYVYKVKLMATEHSPSHDNYFMTILSIIKMGTDEAPAGSNRTFVSHRQCRDALRLQIGEDYLIWGMASDLWDTGRRFSYFISKDTWLEAWPSEAACQEPDLQTLCQDFVEFAESMTMFGCPS, from the exons ATGGGGGCTCTGGTGCCGCCCCTCCTCCTtggcctcctgctgctgcatgcGGCCCCCACCCATGCCCAAAT ggtgacgATGGTGACACCGGCGGTGTTGCGGCTGGAGACGGAGGAGCGGGTGGTGGTGCAGGCGCCAGGATTGACCGCCGCCGCCGAGGCCATCATCATGGTGCAGGACTTTCCCCTCAAGCGCCACATGCTCTACCAGACCAATGTGCCACTGCGCCCCGCTGACGGCATGTTGGCCACCCCCACCATCAAA GTGTCAGCCAAGGCACTGCCACCGGCAACGGGGAAGCGGTTTGTCTCGGTGACGGCACGGGTGGGAGACGTGATCCTGGAGAAGGTGCTGCTGGTCTCACTCCAGAGCGGCTACATCTTTGTGCAGACCGACAAGCCCATCTACACCCCTGGCTCCACTG tgctctgTCGCCTCTTCGCTATGGGCCACCTCCTGAACCCAGTGTCCAAGACGGTGATTGTGGAGATCAAG ACGCCTGATGATGTCATCATCAAGCAAGTGCCTGTGTCCTCGCCAACGAAGACTGGCGTCTTCTCCCTCAACCACAACCTGCCTGATGTCGTCAG CCTGGGGACATGGACAATAATGGCCAAATTTGAAGAATCACCAGAACAGGTCTTCAGCAGCCAATTTGAAGTCAAGGAGTATG TGCTGCCAAGCTTTGAGGTGGTCATAGAGCCAGAGGAGAAGTTCCTCTACATCGACCGGAAGGAGGATTTCCGGGTGTCCATCACAgccag GTACCTGTATGGGAAGCAAGTGCAGGGGACAGCCTTCGCCCTCTTCGGCGTTATGGTGGATGACGAGAAGAAGAGCATCCCCCAGTCCCTGCAGCGTGTCCAG GTGACCGACGGGGACGGGGAAGCCACGCTGTCCATGGCCAACCTGCAGCAGCGATTCCCAAACCTCCAGGAGCTGGTGGGACATTCACTCTACGTCTCCGTCACCGTACTCACCGAGTCAG GCAGTGACATGGTGGAGGCACAGCGCACTGGCATCCACATCGTGACGTCCCCGTACACCATCCACTTCACCCACACCCCCAAGTACTTCAAGCCGGGGATGCCCTTTGATCTGATG GTCTATGTCACTAACCCAGATGGGTCCCCAGCTCCACGTGTCCCCGTCAAGGCTGAAGGCTTCCAGGGTCTCGTCTCCACCCAGCGTGATGGCACAGCCAAGCTGGTCCTCAACATGCCGGCCAACAAAGACAGTGTCCAAATCACT GTGTGGACAGACCAGGTGGGGCTGCCTCACAGCCGCCAGACCTCGCGGAAGATGACTGTCGAAGCTTACCACAGCCAGGGTGGTTCCGGCAACTTCCTCCACCTGGCCGTGGGGGGCACCGAGCTACAGCCTGGCGACAACCTCGCCGTGAACTTCCACCTCAAGAGCAACAACAATGCCGTCCGTGACTCTGTCCCATACTTCACCTACCTG ATCATGAGCAAGGGACACATCGTCCATGTCGGGCAACAGCGGCATGAGGCCGGCCAGACCCTGGTCACCATGTCGCTGCCAGTGACGGCTGACCTCATACCCTCCTTCCGCATCGTGGCCTACTACTATGTGATGCCTGGCGAGATTGTTGCTGACTCCGTCTGGGTTGATGTCCAGGACACTTGCATGGGCACC CTGGTGGTGAAGGGAGCAACAGAGGCTGACAACCGGGTGCGCAAACCGGGGACACCCATGCGGTTGCGCATCGAGGGTGACCACAATGCCCGTGTGGGGTTGGTGGCCGTGGATAAGGGCGTCTTTGTCCTCAGCAAGAAGAACAAGCTTACCCAGTCCAAG GTTTGGGACACGGTGGAGAAGGGTGACATCGCCTGCACCCCAGGCAGCGGGAGAGACAACGTGGGTGTCTTTGCTGATGCTGGCCTCAGCCTGATCACCAACGTGAAGATTGCCACACCACAGCGAGCAG atgtccagtgtccccagcctgcGAAACGCAAGCGCCGCTCCCTGCAGCTCATGGAGTACAAAGGCACCAAGG CGGCTGAGTACACGGACAAGGCGCTGCGCAAGTGTTGTGAGGACGGCATGAAAGAAAACCCCATGGGCCACAGCTGTGAGCACCGGACCAACTACATCCAGGAGGGAGAAGCCTGCATCAAGGCCTTCCTTGACTGCTGCAAATACATCAAGGGCATCCGCGACCAGAAGCAGCGCGAGCTCTACCTTGAGCTGGCTCGAA GTGAGGAGGATGATGACTTCCTGGGTGACGAAGACATCACCTCACGGAGTCTCTTCCCGGAGAGCTGGCTGTGGCAGGAGGACTCGCTGACGGACCCGCCCAATGAGCTGGG AATCTCCACAAAGATTGTGCCTGTGTACCTGAAGGACTCTATCACCACGTGGGAGGTCCTGGCTGTCAGCCTCTCACAGACCAAGG GGCTGTGCGTGGCTGACCCCTATGAGATCACGGTGATGAAGGACTTCTTTATCGACCTGCGCCTGCCCTACTCTGTGGTGAGGAACGAGCAGGTGGAGATCCGTGCCATCCTCTACAACTACTGGACAGAAGAAATCGAG GTGCGCGTGGAGCTGATGCACAACCCAGCCCTGTGCAGCGCCTCCAGCTCCAAGAAGCGCTACCGGCAGACCCTCACGCTGAGACCCCAGTCATCGTGGGCTGTGCCCTTCGTCATTGTGCCcttgcagctggggctgcatgACGTTGAGGTGAAGGCAGCCGTCCGGGGCAGCTTAGTGGCTGACGGTGTCAAGAAGAAGCTGAAAGTTGTG CCCGAAGGGATGAGGTTGGAGAAGACAGTGAAGATAGTTGAGCTGGACCCTAAGACGAAGGGAGTCA acgGTGTACAGGAAGAGAAGGTGAAGGCAACAAACCTCTCTGATATTGTCCCCAACACTGAGTCAGAGACCAAAGTCAGCATCCAAG GCAACCCTGTGTCCATCATGGTGGAGAAAGCCATCGATGGGAGCAAGCTGAAGCACCTCATCGCAATACCGTcgggctgtggggagcagaaCATGATCGGGATGACGCCCCCTGTCATTGCCACCCACTACCTGGACAGCACGTTGCAGTGGGAAACCCTCGGTGTTGATCGCCGCATTGAGGCCATCGAGTTGATTAAAAAGG GTTACACCCAACAACTTGCTTTCCGGAAACCTGACGGCTCCTATGCCGCCTTCAAGGACCGCCCAGCAAGCACCTG GTTGACAGCCTACGTGGCCAAAGTCTTTGCCATGGCCATCAAGCTGATAGACATTGAGCCTGAGGTGGTTTGTGGTGCTTTGAAATGGCTCATCCTGGAGAAGCAGAAGCCAGATGGGATTTTCCAGGAAGATGCTTATGTTATCCATAAGGAGATGGTG GGAGGCTACCAGGGTGCCGAGCCCGAGGTGTCACTGACAGCCTTTGTCCTCATCACACTGCAGGAGGCTCGGGAGATCTGCAAGGACCGTGTCAAT AGCTTGGAAGGGAGCATCACCAAAGCTGCTGAATACCTTTCCCGGAGGTACCAGTCACTGGCCAGACCCTACACGGTGGCCCTGACCTCCTATGCCTTGGCCATGGCGGGGAAACTCAAAAGCGAGAAAATTCTCATGAAGCATTCTAAAG AGGGCAATCGTTGGGAGGAACGCAATGCCCGTACCTACAACATCGAGGGGACGTCCTATGCGTTGCTGGCCTTGCTGCAAATGGAGAAGTCGGAGATGGTGGGGCCAGTGGCCCGCTGGCTTGCCCAGCAGAATTACTTTGGTGGTGGCTACGGATCCACTCAG GCCACCATCCTGGTATTCCAAGCGTTGGCCCAGTACCAGGTGTCAGCTCCGCGGCAGCTCGAGATCAACCTTGACGTGTCGGTGCTGCTGCCGCGCCGTGCCAATGCCGTGACCTACCGCATCGAGGCCCGTAACGCCCTGGTGGCACGCTCTGCCGAG acCAAGTTCAACGAGGACTTCACGGTGAAAGCTCAGGGCACAGGCAAGGGGACGATGACAGTGGTGACCATCTACAATGCCAAGGTCCCCGACAAGGACAACAAGTGTGAGAGTTTCGACCTGCAGGTGCAGGTGGAGGATGTGAAGGCAG GCAAGGAACAGGAAGGCATCGTCCGCTCCATCAAGCTCAACATCTGCACCAG GTACCTGGGCAACGTGGATGCCACCATGTCCATCCTCGACGTCTCCATGCTCACGGGCTTCTCGCCTGACATCCAGGACCTGAGGAGG ctcaCGGAGGGGGTGGACAGGTACATCTCCAAGTTTGAGATCGACCAAGCACTGTCGGAGCGCAGCAACCTCGTCATCTACCTCGACaag atCTCGCACAAGGCCCAGGAGTGCTTTTCCTTCAAAGCCCACCAGCGATTCCAGGTGGGCTTGATCCAGCCCGCGGCCGTCACGGTCTACAGCTACTACAAGATCG aTGACCGCTGCACCCGTTTCTACCATCCGGAGAAGGACGATGGGCAACTGAGCAAGATCTGCTACGGGGACGTGTGCCACTGCGCTGAAG aAAACTGCTTCATGCGGCACAAGCTAGAAGTCCCGATCACCGTCAACCAACGCATTGAGCGTGCCTGCGAGCCGGGAGTTGACTACg tgtaCAAGGTGAAGCTGATGGCAACGGAGCACTCGCCGTCCCATGACAACTACTTCATGACCATCCTCTCCATCATCAAGATGG GCACCGATGAGGCCCCAGCAGGAAGCAACCGGACCTTCGTGAGCCACCGGCAGTGCCGAGACGCTTTGAGGCTCCAGATCGGCGAGGACTACCTGATCTGGGGGATGGCCAGCGACCTGTGGGACACTGGCAGACG CTTCTCCTACTTCATCAGCAAGGACACGTGGCTGGAGGCATGGCCCTCGGAGGCGGCGTGCCAGGAGCCCGACCTGCAAACCCTCTGTCAAGACTTCGTTGAGTTCGCCGAGTCCATGACCATGTTCGGGTGTCCATCCTGA